The Electrophorus electricus isolate fEleEle1 chromosome 19, fEleEle1.pri, whole genome shotgun sequence genome has a segment encoding these proteins:
- the si:dkey-19b23.8 gene encoding uncharacterized protein si:dkey-19b23.8, protein MWKSSNVQCMRDLVAKIYHLMLATPLKKGFVFNVFQFLSCSAMSLASFHLMQTLKNSPAALRKHFRRDRTESLSHGDPIFKVHYLGTKKIFSLDLKQAEDAIDPLLDGTPGKLSKDHALVVRQRYVEVKELSTGRQLTKTYLHDIAFCASHTTRPNVFLYICRQPGQQLQCRVFWCSRVERAKDMTACLAHSFQRALNDWQEGCTTLPQPECITKADEAATANPKGSKGSTLPSSLGKVRWKKKGSMSRSPLRAMARRSSASDSWH, encoded by the exons ATGTGGAAATCTTCAAATGTTCAGTGCATGCGAG ATCTTGTGGCCAAAATCTACCATTTGATGCTGGCAACACCACTGAAAAAAGGATTCGTCTTCAACGTGTTTCAGTTCCTGAGCTGCTCTGCCATGTCTCTGGCCTCCTTTCACCTTATGCAGACTTTGAAGAACTCACCCGCGGCCCTTCGCAAGCACTTCCGGCGTGACCGCACCGAGAGCCTGTCCCATGGCGATCCCATCTTCAAGGTGCACTACCTGGGTACCAAGAAGATCTTTTCCTTGGACCTGAAGCAGGCAGAGGATGCCATTGATCCACTCCTGGATGGTACGCCTGGCAAATTGTCCAAGGATCACGCCTTAGTGGTGCGGCAGCGCTACGTGGAGGTCAAGGAGCTGAGCACGGGGAGGCAGCTCACCAAGACGTACCTGCACGACATCGCTTTCTGCGCCTCACACACCACCCGCCCCAACGTGTTCCTCTACATCTGCAGGCAACCAGGTCAGCAGCTGCAGTGCAGGGTGTTCTGGTGCAGCCGTGTGGAAAGGGCAAAAGACATGACTGCCTGTCTGGCCCATTCATTTCAGAGGGCACTGAATGACTGGCAGGAAGGCTGTACCACATTGCCACAGCCCGAGTGCATCACTAAGGCGGATGAAGCGGCCACTGCCAACCCTAAGGGGTCTAAAGGGTCAACTCTGCCATCAAGCCTGGGAAAAG TTCGCTGGAAGAAGAAGGGTTCCATGTCCCGCAGTCCTCTGAGAGCCATGGCTAGACGGAGCTCCGCCTCCGACAGCTGGCACTGA
- the si:dkey-19b23.7 gene encoding uncharacterized protein si:dkey-19b23.7 has translation MSESKREREQKRRLQHFLSDLAILGSLQGFCYFQPWLRGKEELLLTVVNEDLGWRSPGFPVSVASSFTSSTCSSSCSLASDYGSSPLPGEGPQPRPQPPAASRQQATRSTDSHLLPASPSEREIAVPEMNCTLFLLAGYAKYGRPYAWIRSNHERLVNIGGSDSLVKDTPMKLKSITDWVLTSQGTRVWDIVNELVGLCTMPPPDNPFSLDMCYLQTLPLPKRFLVTGALLNFLEMIVVQGIREEPFYDMVVEEIEPLRRMHFQSFTEVQKLRGMQSGSPTLLDERCLTSRAQCEDD, from the exons ATGAGTGAAAGT aaaagagaaagagaacagaagagaagacTACAGCATTTCTTGTCTGACCTGGCAATACTGGGATCATTACAG GGGTTTTGTTATTTTCAGCCCTGGCTGAGGGGAAAAGAAGAACTATTGCTAACTGTTGTCAATGAAGATCTG GGATGGCGTTCTCCTGGCTTTCCAGTATCAGTTGCCTCTTCCTTCACCAGCTCTACATGTAGTAGCAGCTGTAGCCTGGCCAGCGACTATGGCAGCTCCCCTTTACCTGGGGAAGGGCCTCAGCCCAGGCCTCAGCCTCCTGCGGCTTCCCGACAGCAGGCCACCAG AAGTACTGATTCCCACCTTCTCCCAGCTTCGCCCAGTGAGAGGGAGATTGCTGTGCCT gaAATGAACTGCACCCTTTTCCTATTGGCTGGTTATGCTAAATATGGCCGGCCATATGCCTGGATACGATCCAATCATGAGCGCTTGGTTAACATCGGAGGCAGTGATTCGCTGGTCAAAGACACCCCTATGAAGCTCAAGTCCATTACAGACTGGGTTTTAACCTCTCAAG GAACAAGGGTGTGGGACATAGTGAATGAGTTGGTGGGTCTGTGCACAATGCCCCCTCCAGACAATCCTTTCTCTCTGGATATGTGCTACCTCCAAACCCTACCCCTGCCCAAGCGCTTTCTGGTCACTGGGGCCCTCCTTAACTTCCTAGAGATGATTGTGGTTCAAGGAATTCGAGAGGAACCATTCTATGATATGG TGGTGGAGGAGATTGAACCATTGAGACGTATGCATTTCCAGAGTTTCACTGAAGTCCAGAAGCTCCGTGGTATGCAGAGCGGAAGCCCCACGCTCCTAGATGAGCG gtgtttGACTTCCAGGGCCCAGTGTGAGGATGACTGA